The Neovison vison isolate M4711 chromosome 13, ASM_NN_V1, whole genome shotgun sequence genome includes a region encoding these proteins:
- the LOC122893997 gene encoding disintegrin and metalloproteinase domain-containing protein 29-like — MKALLLLLAVWAGLAPVHCSQGRPSWRYISSEVVIPRKELYHGKGVRMPGWLSYSLHFGGKRHIIHMRRKKLFWSRHLLMMTQDDQGALQMDYPFIPPDCYYLGYLEEIPLSMVTVDTCYGGLEGILKMDDLAYEIKPLSNSQRFEHIVSQIVTDTNVMGPTYKLGHKEIMDPPFSEANASVVPRISSKMYSSHNGNMKGLALSSNSMYTVFNNVSKCAQFLIKICSLIDTFLQGIDMNYYIGSIIIYNERDPVIMNNYNAHFSPYVRHYQFVVYRLIIPHSSIIVIKDGPKDLNYDPALYGICNNRNLVMLGYLGRHLLILSIAGAQKVARNLGLYYDESTCTCQRRSLCIMHRQPSLTDSFSNCSYTHVQHIVGGGKGGCLFSTQMVYLNKSLTHDRCGNRIVDQGEECDCGSFKQCYNNPCCTNACLFTSGSKCNTGRCCTNCTYSPPGTLCRPIQNICDLPEYCRGKSLACPDDFYMQDGTPCTEVGYCYHGNCTDRTVHCQEIFGKNAVKGSDACYIINRRGNRYGHCSRKEELMKPNACAIGDIYCGRLQCGNVTHLPHLQEHVGFHQSLISGFWCFGLDSHRSTGANDVGHVRPGTPCGHEKICIDGFCIARDVQLKYDCLPEKCSHRGICNNNKNCHCHIGWDPPRCIDRGAGGSTDSGPPPRKMRSVRQSNESLIYLRVVFGRIYALIAVFLFGVATNVRTIKTVKVVEEKADEVSPDISLQTPKQQ, encoded by the coding sequence ATGAAGGCACTCCTCTTGCTCCTTGCTGTctgggcagggctggctcctgTCCATTGTTCTCAAGGCCGTCCATCATGGCGCTACATCTCCTCTGAGGTGGTCATTCCCAGGAAGGAACTGTACCATGGCAAAGGCGTTCGGATGCCAGGCTGGCTGTCCTACAGTCTGCATTTTGGGGGCAAGAGGCACATTATCCACATGCGGCGAAAGAAACTATTTTGGTCCAGACATCTGCTGATGATGACTCAGGATGACCAAGGAGCCCTGCAGATGGACTACCCCTTCATCCCTCCAGACTGTTACTACCTTGGCTACCTGGAGGAGATTCCTCTTTCCATGGTCACCGTGGACACATGCTATGGGGGTCTTGAAGGTATCTTGAAGATGGATGACCTTGCTTATGAAATCAAACCCCTCAGCAATTCCCAAAGGTTTGAGCACATTGTTTCTCAGATAGTGACAGATACAAATGTGATGGGACCTACCTATAAACTGGGACATAAGGAGATTATGGACCCCCCTTTCTCTGAAGCAAATGCCAGTGTTGTCCCCAGGATCTCTAGTAAGATGTATTCATCCCATAATGGAAATATGAAAGGACTTGCCCTAAGTTCCAACTCAATGTATACTGTGTTCAACAACGTGTCAAAATGTGCCCAATTCCTGATAAAGATATGTAGTTTAATTGACACATTCCTTCAAGGTATTGATATGAATTACTATATTGGAtccattattatttataatgagAGAGATCCAGTTATCATGAATAATTATAATGCTCACTTTAGTCCATATGTTAGACACTATCAGTTTGTTGTGTACAGACTTATTATACCACATTCATCCATAATTGTGATTAAAGATGGGCCAAAGGATCTTAATTATGACCCTGCCTTATATGGTATATGCAATAATCGAAACCTTGTCATGCTTGGTTACCTGGGCAGACACCTTTTAATATTGTCAATTGCAGGAGCACAAAAGGTGGCAAGAAATTTAGGTCTATATTATGATGAGAGTACTTGTACTTGCCAGAGAAGGTCCCTGTGCATTATGCACAGACAACCTTCTCTGACAGATTCCTTCAGTAACTGTTCCTATACTCACGTACAGCATATAGTGGGTGGTGGGAAAGGTGGGTGTCTATTCAGCACCCAAAtggtatatttaaataaaagcttgacCCATGATCGTTGTGGAAACCGCATAGTGGATCAAGGTGAGGAGTGTGACTGTGGCTCCTTCAAACAGTGTTACAACAACCCCTGCTGTACAAATGCTTGTTTGTTCACCAGTGGCAGCAAATGCAATACAGGCAGGTGCTGTACAAACTGCACCTATTCCCCTCCTGGGACACTCTGCAGACCAATCCAAAATATATGTGATCTTCCCGAGTACTGCCGTGGGAAGTCCTTGGCATGTCCTGATGATTTCTATATGCAAGATGGAACCCCATGCACCGAAGTGGGCTACTGCTATCATGGAAATTGCACTGACCGCACTGTGCACTGCCaagaaatctttggaaaaaatgctGTGAAAGGTTCAGATGCCTGCTATATCATAAATAGAAGAGGCAATAGATATGGACACTGCAGTAGAAAAGAAGAGTTAATGAAACCTAACGCCTGTGCCATTGGAGACATTTATTGTGGAAGGTTGCAGTGTGGTAATGTCACTCACCTCCCCCACTTGCAAGAACATGTGGGATTCCATCAGTCtctaatctcagggttctggtgTTTTGGGCTGGACTCACATCGCTCCACAGGAGCAAATGATGTTGGTCACGTGAGACCAGGTACCCCCTGTGGTCATGAAAAGATCTGTATAGATGGCTTCTGCATTGCCAGGGATGTTCAGCTGAAATATGACTGTTTACCTGAGAAATGCAGTCACAGGGGGATTTGCAACAATAACAAGAACTGTCATTGTCACATAGGCTGGGATCCTCCACGCTGCATTGACAGAGGTGCTGGGGGGAGCACAGACAGTGGACCCCCTCCACGTAAAATGCGGTCAGTCAGGCAAAGTAATGAATCTCTGATATATCTGAGAGTGGTCTTTGGTCGCATTTATGCCTTGATAGCTGTATTTCTGTTTGGCGTTGCCACAAATGTAAGAACAATCAAGACAGTTAAAGTTGTGGAAGAGAAAGCTGATGAAGTCAGTCCTGATATCAGCCTCCAGACCCCTAAACAACAATAG